A genomic window from Catalinimonas alkaloidigena includes:
- a CDS encoding glycoside hydrolase family 28 protein has protein sequence MDLRTPPLFFLLLWFGLSQCTTKTASDQAAAPDSTVAFTQSLRPAWADSVGATAFPEGTAEFSVNDYGARADGTTLTTEAIQRAIDACAEQGGGLVTFRPGQYLTGSLFLKQGVHLRLDRGVTLLGSQNIADYPEIDTRVAGLEMRWPAALLNVLDQTHVAITGDGTVHAQGKPFWDYYWNLRREYEAKGLRWIVDYDAKRPRTLLVSNASDVTLRGLTLQQAGFWTVHVLYSDHVTVDGLVIRNNVDGHGPSTDGIDIDSSRWILVENCDIDCNDDNFCLKAGRDWDGLRVNRPTEYVVIRYCLSRKGGGLITFGSETSGGIRHVLAHDLQAKGTGIGLRFKSAMTRGGTVEDVHLQRITMDSVGTVLEATVNWNPSYSYSTLPEGYTYETLPPHWKAMLTPVEPAERGIPQFRDVFVSDVEASYADKALVAIGAEATRLENFHLWNLNIRAEEAGTIDYATGWTFRNVAIRTEEGDSLVVDHSEAMAW, from the coding sequence ATGGATTTACGGACACCACCTCTCTTTTTTCTCCTGCTTTGGTTTGGACTTTCGCAGTGCACCACAAAGACGGCTTCGGACCAGGCAGCCGCACCCGATAGCACTGTCGCCTTTACCCAGTCCTTGCGGCCCGCCTGGGCAGATTCGGTGGGGGCCACCGCCTTCCCCGAAGGCACGGCGGAGTTCTCGGTGAACGACTACGGCGCCCGGGCCGACGGAACAACGCTGACGACCGAAGCCATCCAACGCGCCATCGACGCCTGCGCCGAACAGGGGGGCGGGCTGGTGACGTTTCGGCCGGGGCAGTACCTGACCGGTTCGCTCTTTCTGAAACAAGGCGTTCATCTGCGGCTCGACCGGGGCGTTACGTTGCTCGGCAGCCAGAACATTGCAGATTACCCCGAGATCGACACGCGGGTGGCTGGGCTGGAAATGCGCTGGCCCGCCGCGCTTCTCAACGTCCTTGACCAGACCCATGTCGCCATTACCGGCGACGGGACCGTGCACGCCCAGGGCAAGCCGTTCTGGGACTACTACTGGAACTTGCGGCGGGAATACGAGGCGAAGGGGCTCCGCTGGATCGTCGACTACGACGCGAAGCGGCCGCGTACGCTGCTGGTGTCCAACGCCTCGGACGTGACGTTGCGCGGGCTGACCCTCCAACAGGCGGGCTTCTGGACGGTCCATGTTCTCTATTCCGACCACGTGACGGTCGACGGGCTGGTGATTCGCAACAACGTCGACGGCCACGGCCCCAGCACCGACGGCATCGACATCGATTCGTCCCGGTGGATTCTGGTCGAAAACTGCGACATCGACTGCAACGACGACAACTTCTGCCTGAAGGCGGGCCGCGACTGGGACGGACTCCGCGTCAATCGCCCGACCGAGTACGTGGTCATCCGTTACTGCCTGTCGCGAAAGGGGGGCGGGTTGATCACCTTCGGCAGCGAAACGTCGGGGGGCATCCGGCACGTGCTGGCCCACGATCTGCAAGCCAAGGGGACCGGCATCGGCCTGCGGTTCAAGTCGGCGATGACGCGGGGTGGCACCGTCGAAGACGTTCACTTGCAACGCATTACGATGGATAGCGTCGGGACTGTATTGGAAGCAACCGTCAACTGGAATCCGTCCTACAGCTACTCCACGTTGCCCGAGGGCTACACCTACGAAACCCTGCCGCCCCACTGGAAGGCCATGCTGACGCCCGTCGAGCCTGCCGAGCGCGGCATTCCGCAGTTTCGGGACGTGTTTGTGTCGGACGTAGAAGCCTCGTACGCCGACAAGGCCCTGGTCGCCATCGGCGCTGAAGCCACCCGGCTGGAAAACTTCCACCTGTGGAACCTGAACATCCGCGCCGAAGAGGCCGGTACGATCGACTATGCCACCGGATGGACCTTTCGGAACGTTGCCATTCGTACCGAGGAGGGCGACTCGCTCGTCGTCGACCACAGCGAAGCCATGGCGTGGTAA
- a CDS encoding T9SS type A sorting domain-containing protein, translating to MKPLLLIVGMLWAGNLMAQARIVRAEWFIGADPGVGQATPFAAITADTLVQLETALAVDTYMPGVYRWHARVQDDSSRWSHTFSRSFLITHEPVTAPVTTLEWFWDEDPGIGQATTVPGISGDSVAVSWMIDVHALTPGVHALYTRVRNASGTWSHTYRRSTLVRAEPQAPIAQINYTYATEEDTLAYTYTFAEPRHYVDLNFEPETTQLVDAVYRMCFTAVRTDGVASAPECRTFEFNDTATGLAALSASALHVYPNPSDGTFRLELPEGRTQTTYLTLLNAQGGEVYRREVAPQADATVALDFRTERAGVYLLVLETGASLRVQRLVIQ from the coding sequence ATGAAACCTCTACTTCTGATCGTAGGCATGCTGTGGGCGGGAAATCTCATGGCGCAAGCCCGCATTGTACGGGCCGAGTGGTTTATCGGTGCCGATCCCGGCGTGGGGCAGGCGACCCCGTTTGCCGCGATTACGGCCGATACCCTGGTGCAGCTTGAGACCGCTTTGGCCGTCGATACCTACATGCCCGGTGTGTACCGCTGGCACGCACGCGTGCAGGACGACAGCAGCCGCTGGTCACACACCTTTTCGCGTTCCTTTCTGATTACGCACGAACCCGTGACGGCCCCGGTGACGACCCTGGAGTGGTTCTGGGACGAAGATCCCGGAATCGGACAAGCCACGACAGTTCCCGGAATTTCCGGCGATTCGGTTGCGGTGTCCTGGATGATCGACGTGCATGCGCTGACGCCCGGCGTGCATGCGTTGTACACGCGGGTACGAAACGCCTCGGGTACCTGGAGCCACACCTACCGGCGCTCGACCCTGGTGCGGGCGGAGCCTCAGGCTCCCATCGCGCAGATCAATTATACGTACGCGACCGAGGAAGACACCCTTGCGTATACGTACACCTTTGCGGAGCCCCGGCATTATGTGGACCTGAATTTCGAACCGGAAACCACCCAGCTGGTGGATGCCGTCTACCGGATGTGTTTCACCGCCGTGCGGACCGACGGCGTGGCTAGTGCGCCGGAGTGCCGCACCTTCGAGTTTAACGATACGGCCACGGGTCTGGCCGCTCTGTCGGCCTCGGCCTTGCACGTGTATCCGAATCCGAGCGACGGCACCTTCCGCCTGGAGTTGCCCGAGGGGCGCACCCAAACCACGTACCTGACGTTGCTGAACGCTCAGGGCGGCGAAGTCTACCGCCGGGAAGTTGCGCCGCAGGCCGACGCGACCGTGGCGCTCGACTTTCGTACCGAACGTGCCGGTGTTTACCTGCTGGTGCTGGAAACAGGGGCCTCGCTGCGCGTCCAGCGACTCGTGATTCAATAA
- the rbsK gene encoding ribokinase: MARPLAPSIVVVGSSNTDMVVKATRLPAPGETVVGGTFLMNPGGKGANQAVAAARLGGAVTFVAKVGDDVFGQQAREGFRQEGLDTSWVLTDAEHPSGVALITVDEHGENCIVVAPGANGTLTPDELQRAQSSIAQAALVLVQLEIPLETVARAVALAQAHGVRVVLNPAPARTLPDELLRHVSVITPNQTEASRLTGITVHDDTTAEWAARALHAKGIGTVILTLGAQGALVHHEGQTWRVAAPPVEAVDTTAAGDVFNGALVVGLAEGRPLRDAVDFACRAAAVSVTRMGAQASAPRRAEVDALQS, from the coding sequence ATGGCACGTCCTCTTGCGCCCTCCATTGTGGTGGTCGGCAGTTCCAACACCGACATGGTTGTGAAGGCGACTCGGTTGCCTGCACCCGGCGAAACCGTGGTGGGCGGTACGTTTTTGATGAACCCGGGCGGGAAAGGCGCGAACCAGGCGGTGGCCGCCGCGCGACTGGGCGGTGCCGTAACGTTCGTGGCCAAGGTAGGCGACGACGTGTTCGGGCAGCAGGCCCGGGAAGGGTTCCGGCAGGAAGGACTCGACACGTCGTGGGTCCTGACGGATGCCGAACATCCCTCCGGCGTCGCGCTGATCACCGTCGATGAACACGGAGAAAATTGCATCGTGGTCGCGCCCGGCGCCAACGGCACGCTGACCCCGGACGAGTTGCAACGTGCCCAATCCAGCATCGCGCAGGCAGCGCTGGTGTTGGTACAACTGGAAATTCCCCTCGAAACCGTGGCACGAGCCGTAGCCCTGGCGCAGGCGCATGGCGTGCGCGTCGTGCTCAATCCGGCCCCCGCCCGCACCCTTCCCGACGAACTGTTGCGGCACGTTTCCGTGATCACCCCCAACCAGACCGAGGCCAGCAGGCTGACCGGCATCACGGTGCACGACGACACTACGGCCGAATGGGCCGCGCGGGCGTTACATGCCAAAGGCATCGGCACCGTCATCTTGACGCTGGGCGCACAGGGTGCACTGGTACACCACGAGGGACAGACGTGGCGCGTCGCCGCACCGCCCGTCGAAGCCGTCGACACCACCGCCGCGGGCGACGTGTTCAATGGTGCGCTCGTGGTAGGGCTGGCCGAAGGAAGGCCCCTGCGCGATGCGGTGGATTTTGCCTGCCGGGCAGCGGCGGTGTCGGTGACCCGCATGGGCGCACAGGCCTCGGCCCCCCGGCGTGCTGAAGTAGACGCGTTGCAGTCGTGA
- a CDS encoding GntR family transcriptional regulator gives MNRFFPLNSLDEDSTVPKYRQIIDSILQDVETGVLQQGQRIPSINEMSMEYMLARDTVEKAYKELRSRGIIKSVRGKGYYVCSTQTDTSLKILMIFNKISAYKKSVYNGFKQAMGPEVTIDLRIHHHNADLLHSFIEGNLGNYGYFVVMPFFYDDMPKALEILRKIPPHQLLLLDKDIEGLKPGYASVFQDFASDLYDALASGQDLLSRYRKLVMVFPENIPYPPELVEGFQDFCRDKGFDHEVITEFEEGMPLAKGEVYCVIEESDLANVIIQSRTQHLELGRDVGIIAFNDTPLKKILVNGITVISTDHERMGKIAAELILDKSQHKIQNPYTLIRRHSL, from the coding sequence ATGAACCGTTTCTTTCCGCTCAACTCACTCGACGAAGACTCTACCGTTCCGAAGTACCGACAGATCATCGACTCGATTCTGCAGGACGTCGAAACGGGCGTGTTGCAACAGGGGCAGCGCATTCCGTCCATCAACGAGATGAGCATGGAGTACATGCTGGCGCGCGACACGGTCGAGAAGGCGTACAAAGAACTGCGGAGCCGGGGCATCATCAAATCGGTACGGGGGAAAGGCTACTACGTGTGCAGCACGCAAACCGACACGTCGCTCAAAATCCTGATGATTTTCAACAAGATCAGCGCGTACAAAAAGAGCGTCTACAACGGTTTTAAACAGGCGATGGGGCCAGAGGTCACCATCGACCTGCGCATCCATCACCACAACGCCGACCTGCTGCACAGCTTCATCGAGGGCAACCTGGGCAACTACGGCTACTTTGTGGTTATGCCGTTTTTCTACGACGACATGCCCAAGGCGCTGGAGATTCTGCGCAAAATTCCGCCCCACCAGCTGCTGTTGCTCGACAAAGACATCGAAGGCCTTAAACCCGGCTATGCGTCGGTGTTCCAGGATTTTGCCAGCGACCTGTACGACGCGCTGGCCTCGGGGCAGGACCTGCTGAGCCGCTACCGCAAACTGGTGATGGTGTTCCCGGAGAACATCCCGTACCCCCCCGAACTGGTGGAAGGTTTCCAGGATTTTTGCCGGGACAAGGGCTTCGACCACGAGGTCATCACCGAGTTTGAAGAAGGCATGCCGCTGGCGAAAGGCGAGGTGTATTGCGTGATTGAGGAATCGGACCTGGCCAACGTCATCATCCAGAGCCGCACGCAGCACCTGGAACTGGGTCGGGACGTGGGGATCATCGCCTTCAACGACACGCCGCTCAAAAAAATCCTGGTCAACGGCATCACCGTCATCTCGACCGACCACGAGCGGATGGGCAAAATCGCGGCCGAACTCATCCTGGACAAAAGCCAGCACAAAATTCAGAACCCGTATACCCTCATCCGGCGCCACTCGCTCTAG
- a CDS encoding cob(I)yrinic acid a,c-diamide adenosyltransferase: MKIYTRKGDQGFTSLLGGTQASKADLVIEAYGTVDELNAWVGLLRDQLTDEATRTLLREIQDRLFTIGSTLAAIASPNASIPDLHAEDVTRLEEAMDAMDAQLPELRAFILPGGHPLVSHCHLARTVCRRAERRVVALKMHHTVADLIITYLNRLSDYFFVLGRKVAQELQAEEVAWRPRK; the protein is encoded by the coding sequence ATGAAAATTTACACCCGCAAAGGCGACCAAGGTTTTACGTCCTTACTGGGAGGCACCCAGGCCTCCAAGGCGGATCTGGTGATTGAGGCCTACGGGACGGTCGACGAACTCAACGCCTGGGTCGGGCTGCTGCGCGATCAACTGACCGACGAAGCCACACGAACGCTGCTGCGCGAAATTCAGGACCGGCTGTTCACCATTGGTTCGACCCTCGCTGCCATTGCCTCGCCCAACGCCTCCATCCCCGATCTGCACGCCGAAGACGTGACCCGGCTGGAAGAAGCGATGGACGCGATGGATGCCCAACTCCCGGAGCTGCGGGCCTTTATTCTGCCGGGCGGCCATCCGCTCGTGTCGCACTGCCATCTGGCCCGGACCGTCTGTCGCCGCGCCGAACGGCGGGTGGTGGCGTTGAAGATGCACCACACCGTGGCCGATCTGATCATCACCTACCTGAACCGCCTCTCCGACTACTTTTTCGTACTGGGCCGGAAAGTCGCACAGGAGTTGCAGGCCGAAGAGGTGGCGTGGCGTCCCCGCAAGTAG
- a CDS encoding ABC transporter ATP-binding protein, with product MQRNSSPTVIETREISKKYVMGSEVVHALKSITIQINRGEYVAFMGPSGSGKSTLMNIVGALDTPTSGQYILNGKDVSNMTENELAEIRNKEIGFVFQTFNLLPRSTSLENVALPLIYAGYNKADRTERAMQALTSVGLGDRAHHKPNELSGGQRQRVAIARALVNDPSIILADEPTGNLDTKTSYDIMDLFEKLYSQGNTIIMVTHEEDIAEYAHRVVRLRDGLIETDRLNEHIRSVQG from the coding sequence ATGCAACGCAACTCTTCCCCGACCGTTATCGAAACCCGCGAAATTTCCAAGAAATACGTCATGGGCAGCGAAGTGGTCCACGCGCTGAAGTCGATCACCATCCAGATCAACCGCGGCGAATACGTCGCCTTTATGGGGCCGTCGGGTTCCGGGAAATCTACGTTGATGAACATCGTCGGCGCGCTCGATACCCCCACCAGCGGGCAGTACATCCTGAACGGGAAAGACGTAAGCAACATGACCGAAAACGAACTGGCCGAAATCCGCAACAAGGAAATCGGGTTCGTGTTCCAGACGTTCAACCTCCTGCCCCGCTCTACCTCGCTCGAAAACGTGGCCCTGCCGCTCATCTACGCCGGATACAACAAGGCCGACCGCACCGAACGCGCCATGCAGGCCCTGACCAGCGTCGGCCTCGGCGACCGGGCGCACCACAAGCCCAACGAACTGTCGGGCGGACAGCGCCAGCGGGTCGCCATTGCACGGGCGCTGGTGAACGACCCCAGCATCATTCTGGCTGATGAACCGACCGGGAACCTCGACACCAAGACGTCGTACGACATCATGGACCTGTTCGAAAAACTCTACAGCCAGGGCAATACGATCATCATGGTGACGCACGAAGAGGACATCGCCGAATACGCCCACCGCGTGGTGCGCCTGCGCGACGGCCTCATCGAAACCGATCGCCTCAACGAACACATCCGTTCGGTGCAGGGATGA
- a CDS encoding YdeI/OmpD-associated family protein produces the protein MPTQEPPVLQFANPQEFTTWLDAHHAVTPGGIWLRIAKKGAAIASVSYPEALDAALCYGWIDGLRRRYDADTFVQKFTPRRHRSLWSKVNREKVQTLIAQGRMQPAGLAAIEAAKQNGQWEAAYDSHRTATVPADFLAQLQTHPKAKAFFATLNRQNRYAVLHRIQTARKPETRARRIAQFVTMLERGETLYP, from the coding sequence ATGCCGACGCAGGAACCACCGGTTTTGCAGTTTGCCAACCCGCAGGAATTTACCACCTGGCTGGACGCCCACCACGCGGTAACGCCGGGCGGCATCTGGCTCCGGATTGCCAAAAAGGGGGCAGCGATCGCCTCGGTCAGCTACCCCGAAGCGCTCGACGCAGCGCTGTGTTACGGCTGGATCGACGGCCTCCGCAGACGATACGATGCCGACACGTTCGTGCAAAAATTCACGCCCCGGCGCCACCGCAGCCTCTGGTCGAAAGTGAACCGCGAAAAAGTACAGACCCTGATTGCCCAGGGACGCATGCAGCCCGCCGGACTCGCCGCCATCGAAGCGGCGAAACAGAACGGCCAGTGGGAGGCCGCCTACGATTCGCACCGGACCGCCACGGTTCCGGCCGACTTTCTGGCCCAGCTCCAGACCCACCCGAAGGCCAAAGCTTTTTTCGCGACACTCAACCGCCAGAACCGATACGCCGTGCTGCACCGCATACAAACGGCCCGCAAACCCGAGACCCGCGCACGGCGCATCGCGCAGTTTGTGACCATGCTGGAACGCGGCGAAACCCTGTATCCTTGA
- a CDS encoding Nif3-like dinuclear metal center hexameric protein translates to MRCVLFLLFLASFHLAACAQKTLTAREVIARIQQHVGVPWEEPTVDTFKAGDPNTPVTGVAVTMMATLEVLQHAADQGLNLIITHEPTFYDHLDPTEPLRAENDPVLAAKEKFIQDHHLVVWRFHDYWHRRRPDGIMVGMVKALGWEAYQQPDDPHLFVLPKTTVRQLAQTVEERLHVKAMRVLGDPDMPLTRVALAPGAPGFPPQRHLLQRDDVEALVMGEAREWETIEYAADAVTARLHKALIIPGHIPSEQAGMEEATRWLQGFVTEVPVQFVPASEPFWLLK, encoded by the coding sequence ATGCGTTGTGTTTTATTCCTCCTGTTCCTCGCCAGCTTCCACCTCGCTGCCTGCGCCCAGAAAACGCTGACCGCCCGCGAGGTCATTGCCCGCATTCAGCAACACGTGGGTGTACCGTGGGAAGAACCTACGGTCGATACGTTCAAGGCCGGCGACCCGAATACGCCCGTGACCGGCGTGGCGGTCACCATGATGGCGACGCTGGAGGTGCTGCAGCACGCCGCCGACCAGGGGCTGAACCTGATCATCACCCACGAGCCGACGTTTTACGATCACCTCGACCCGACGGAACCCCTTCGCGCTGAAAACGATCCGGTGCTGGCGGCCAAAGAGAAATTTATTCAGGACCATCATCTGGTCGTCTGGCGCTTTCACGACTACTGGCACCGGCGGAGGCCCGACGGCATTATGGTAGGCATGGTAAAAGCCCTGGGGTGGGAGGCGTATCAGCAACCCGACGATCCGCACCTGTTTGTGCTGCCGAAAACCACGGTGCGCCAACTGGCCCAAACCGTCGAAGAGCGCCTGCACGTCAAAGCCATGCGGGTGCTGGGCGACCCCGACATGCCGCTTACCCGCGTGGCCCTGGCACCGGGCGCACCGGGCTTTCCCCCGCAACGCCACCTGCTGCAACGCGACGACGTGGAAGCACTGGTGATGGGTGAAGCCCGCGAATGGGAAACCATCGAATACGCGGCCGATGCCGTCACCGCCCGCCTGCACAAGGCGCTCATCATTCCGGGGCACATTCCGTCCGAACAGGCCGGGATGGAAGAAGCAACGCGCTGGCTGCAGGGATTCGTGACCGAAGTGCCGGTGCAGTTCGTACCGGCTTCCGAACCGTTCTGGCTTCTAAAATAA
- a CDS encoding phosphoenolpyruvate carboxylase yields the protein MISEQLTLLQQKLGKPYHDLEFLLQALKEVLVENGEAEIARYIPWIQETPPFQEAAFTNRHIQLYSIIFQLVNTAEVNAAVQQRREKENEDMRSVNGLWANNLQLLLDQGISQEDIMAHMRGVEVEPVLTAHPTEAKRTTVLEHHRDFYLLMVQRENTMFTEVEQAQIRREIKLNLYRLWKTGEIYLSKPDIQSEFRNILHYLINVFPDVVPVVDQRLMQAWEAVGLDPQALAQQEAYPTIRLGNWVGGDRDGHPFVTAALTAEVLAQLRLYAFVVLRRHLTNLVRWLSFAVTPAELSQPFQARMQAMREEMGERGEEAFRRNETEAFRQFTNLMLYKLPLHMKRGHATELEEHAGSYKLAQELIDDLELLRQTLLDFGAQSVAHTDVVQCLRIVKSFGFHLAHLDIRQNSTFHDKALQQLLKAARLESGDFMEWNEQQRRAFFNEELAYNRPFTHRNVELGDNARAVLDCYHVLEKHTRQYGTLGIGALIISMTRSLSDLLAVYVLAREAGLTQETEEGLYLPLPVVPLFETIEDLEEAPGVMHDFLSHPFTKRSLAAIQKLRGYAKPTQQIMIGYSDSNKDGGILASQWHLYKAQARLQQVGEDHGVTIKFFHGKGGSISRGAGPTHYFIRALPHCSVDGNIRLTEQGETIEQKYANKINAAYNLELLTATAVSTTILNRFTTKQAHPLSDVVEYLARESQRHYRNLIEGEGFIPFFRQATPIDALEMSKIGSRPSRRTGTNSLDDLRAIPWVFSWSQSRYNMTGWYGVGHALKKLKDTNPDGFGELKKAVKHDVFIRYVLTNIDTSLSATDEGIMKAYASLVQQEEIRERFLSLFLQEFEQTRDILAELLGRPIEERRTNHYYSTYLRNTIIEHLHHKQIALLRSWRQSAEKPDDRNPDCLVDLLTTINALSSALGTTG from the coding sequence ATGATTAGCGAACAACTCACCCTCTTACAACAAAAGCTAGGTAAGCCTTATCACGACCTGGAATTTCTGCTGCAAGCCCTGAAAGAAGTGCTGGTGGAAAACGGCGAAGCCGAAATTGCCCGCTACATTCCCTGGATTCAGGAGACGCCTCCCTTCCAGGAAGCGGCCTTCACCAACCGGCACATCCAGTTGTACTCCATTATTTTCCAGTTGGTCAACACCGCCGAAGTCAACGCGGCCGTGCAACAACGCCGGGAAAAAGAAAACGAGGACATGCGCAGCGTGAACGGTCTGTGGGCCAACAACCTGCAACTGCTCCTCGATCAGGGCATCTCGCAGGAAGACATCATGGCGCACATGCGCGGTGTGGAAGTGGAGCCCGTTCTGACGGCACACCCGACCGAAGCCAAACGCACCACGGTGCTGGAACATCACCGCGATTTTTACCTGCTGATGGTGCAGCGCGAGAACACGATGTTCACCGAAGTGGAGCAGGCGCAGATTCGTCGTGAGATCAAGCTGAACCTCTACCGACTCTGGAAAACGGGCGAAATTTACCTGAGCAAACCCGACATTCAGTCGGAGTTCCGCAACATTCTGCATTACCTCATCAACGTCTTCCCCGACGTGGTGCCCGTGGTGGACCAGCGGTTGATGCAGGCCTGGGAGGCCGTTGGGCTGGACCCACAGGCCCTAGCACAGCAAGAGGCCTACCCGACCATTCGCCTCGGCAACTGGGTGGGCGGCGACCGCGACGGACACCCGTTTGTAACGGCGGCGCTCACGGCCGAAGTGCTGGCGCAATTGCGACTGTATGCGTTCGTGGTGCTGCGCCGCCACCTGACCAACCTGGTCCGCTGGCTGAGCTTTGCCGTAACGCCCGCAGAGCTTTCGCAGCCGTTCCAGGCGCGGATGCAGGCGATGCGCGAAGAGATGGGCGAGCGCGGTGAGGAGGCCTTCCGGCGCAACGAAACCGAGGCGTTCCGGCAGTTTACCAACCTGATGCTCTACAAGCTTCCGCTGCACATGAAGCGCGGACACGCCACCGAACTGGAGGAGCATGCGGGGTCTTACAAGCTGGCGCAGGAACTGATCGACGACCTGGAGCTGCTGCGCCAGACGCTGCTCGACTTCGGGGCGCAGTCGGTCGCCCATACCGACGTGGTGCAGTGCCTCCGCATCGTCAAAAGCTTCGGCTTTCACCTGGCGCACCTCGACATCCGCCAGAACAGCACGTTTCACGACAAAGCCCTCCAGCAGCTTTTGAAGGCGGCCCGCCTCGAATCCGGCGACTTTATGGAGTGGAACGAGCAGCAACGGCGCGCCTTCTTCAACGAGGAGCTGGCGTACAACCGACCCTTTACGCACCGGAACGTAGAGCTAGGCGACAACGCACGGGCCGTGCTCGACTGCTACCACGTGCTGGAAAAACACACCCGCCAGTACGGCACGCTGGGCATCGGGGCGCTCATCATCAGCATGACGCGTAGCCTGTCCGACCTGCTGGCCGTATACGTGCTGGCCCGCGAAGCGGGATTGACGCAGGAGACGGAAGAAGGGCTGTACCTGCCGCTGCCGGTGGTGCCGTTGTTCGAAACCATCGAAGACCTGGAAGAGGCCCCCGGCGTGATGCACGATTTCCTGTCGCATCCGTTTACGAAACGCAGCCTGGCGGCCATCCAGAAGTTGCGCGGCTACGCCAAGCCTACGCAGCAGATCATGATCGGCTACAGCGACAGCAACAAAGACGGTGGCATTCTGGCCAGCCAGTGGCACCTTTACAAAGCCCAGGCGCGCCTGCAACAGGTCGGCGAAGACCACGGCGTGACCATCAAGTTTTTCCACGGCAAAGGCGGCTCCATCAGCCGCGGCGCCGGACCGACGCATTACTTCATCCGTGCACTGCCCCATTGCAGCGTCGACGGCAACATCCGCCTCACCGAACAGGGCGAAACCATCGAACAGAAGTACGCCAACAAAATCAACGCGGCGTACAACCTGGAGCTGCTCACCGCAACGGCAGTCAGCACCACGATTCTGAACCGCTTCACCACCAAGCAGGCGCACCCGCTCAGCGATGTGGTCGAATACCTGGCGCGCGAAAGCCAGCGGCATTACCGCAACCTGATCGAAGGCGAAGGGTTCATTCCTTTCTTCCGGCAGGCCACACCCATCGACGCCCTCGAAATGTCGAAGATCGGCTCGCGCCCGTCGCGCCGGACCGGCACCAACTCGCTCGACGACCTGCGGGCCATTCCGTGGGTATTTTCCTGGAGCCAGTCGCGCTACAACATGACCGGCTGGTACGGCGTGGGGCACGCGCTCAAGAAGCTGAAGGACACCAATCCCGATGGCTTCGGGGAGCTAAAAAAGGCCGTTAAACACGACGTGTTCATCCGCTACGTGCTGACCAACATCGACACGAGCCTTTCGGCTACGGACGAGGGAATCATGAAAGCGTACGCGTCGCTGGTGCAGCAAGAAGAGATTCGCGAGCGGTTCCTCTCGCTCTTTTTGCAGGAGTTTGAGCAGACACGCGACATTCTGGCCGAGCTGCTGGGTCGTCCCATCGAGGAACGCCGGACCAATCACTATTACTCTACGTACCTCCGCAACACGATCATCGAGCACCTGCACCACAAGCAGATTGCGCTGCTGCGGTCGTGGCGCCAGTCGGCCGAGAAGCCCGACGACCGCAATCCCGATTGCCTCGTCGATCTGCTCACAACGATCAACGCCCTGTCCAGTGCTCTAGGCACCACGGGGTAA